The Cyprinus carpio isolate SPL01 chromosome B17, ASM1834038v1, whole genome shotgun sequence genome has a window encoding:
- the LOC109106933 gene encoding muscarinic acetylcholine receptor M1-like: MDSNSTELGLYSPSDALGVGIYPASTPWPLLQNTSLYNLSAVFKLNGSNVEDQGQSYDPLGGHSLWQVILIVVFTGLLSLITIIGNILVMVSFKVNRQLKTVNNYFLLSLAVADLIIGVISMNLYTAYIVMGQWAMGNWACDLWLAIDYVASNASVMNLLVISFDRYFSITRPLTYRAKRTTRRAGVMIGLAWFVSLILWAPAILFWQYFVGERTVPLDKCYIQFLSEPIITFCTAMAAFYLPVTIMSVLYWRIYKETENRSRELAGLQGSVGRFRGVERPHFHLHATRGSSRSCSSFELGQPGHKQSSVHGLSGRFHCWGWKAGGRDKGGPHREADQSSSDSWNNNDAGLSADHSGSSDDDESAPSTTRAIFSIVLSLPGMRAAVNSQVTSCEDLDTEEDPLRSPLENDGRDGSISRSVTNGNKRFVGSMSKVQSMSAIQPSTDPNIDGTNTTVKSRSAPITFKEAALAKRFAARARTQITKRKRMSLIKEKKAAQTLSAILFAFIITWTPYNIMVLVNTFCNGCIPESLWALGYWLCYVNSTVNPMCYALCNKTFRSTFKMILLCRWDQKKSKPSFPQRQAVRFHRSIPTDST; the protein is encoded by the coding sequence ATGGACTCCAACAGCACAGAGCTGGGCCTGTACTCACCATCCGACGCCCTGGGAGTGGGAATCTACCCAGCATCCACTCCATGGCCACTGCTCCAGAACACAAGCCTCTACAACCTCAGTGCTGTTTTCAAGCTCAATGGGAGTAATGTAGAGGATCAAGGTCAATCCTATGATCCTCTGGGCGGCCATTCACTCTGGCAGGTCATTCTCATCGTTGTCTTTACAGGACTGCTTTCCCTTATTACTATTATTGGTAACATCTTGGTCATGGTGTCGTTTAAGGTCAACCGCCAGCTCAAAACGGTTAACAATTACTTCCTCCTCAGTTTAGCCGTGGCAGATCTCATCATTGGGGTCATTTCTATGAACCTGTACACTGCCTACATTGTCATGGGCCAGTGGGCAATGGGTAACTGGGCGTGCGACCTCTGGCTAGCAATAGACTACGTAGCCAGCAATGCATCTGTCATGAATCTGCTGGTCATTAGCTTTGACCGGTATTTCTCCATCACAAGGCCTCTGACATACCGTGCCAAACGCACCACCAGGCGGGCAGGAGTGATGATTGGCCTGGCATGGTTTGTGTCGCTCATACTTTGGGCTCCTGCCATTTTGTTCTGGCAGTATTTTGTAGGAGAAAGAACCGTTCCACTGGATAAATGCTACATTCAATTTCTCTCAGAGCCCATTATTACATTTTGCACCGCGATGGCAGCTTTCTACCTGCCTGTGACGATAATGAGTGTTCTGTATTGGCGAATATACAAAGAGACAGAGAACCGTTCTCGGGAACTTGCAGGATTACAAGGCTCGGTTGGAAGGTTCAGAGGTGTCGAACGACCGCACTTCCACCTCCATGCCACTAGGGGGAGCTCTAGAAGCTGCAGCAGCTTTGAACTGGGCCAACCTGGCCACAAACAAAGCTCCGTTCATGGCCTGAGTGGGCGATTCCACTGCTGGGGGTGGAAGGCAGGTGGCAGGGATAAAGGTGGGCCACACCGGGAGGCGGATCAGAGCAGCAGTGACAGCTGGAACAACAACGACGCTGGACTGTCAGCTGACCACTCGGGCTCATCTGACGACGATGAGAGCGCGCCATCCACCACGCGGGCGATCTTCTCCATCGTTCTCAGTCTGCCTGGCATGAGGGCAGCTGTAAACTCCCAGGTCACTTCTTGTGAGGATTTGGACACTGAGGAAGATCCATTACGGTCCCCTTTGGAGAACGACGGCAGGGATGGCAGCATCTCCCGCTCCGTCACCAACGGGAACAAGCGGTTTGTCGGAAGCATGAGTAAAGTTCAGTCAATGTCCGCCATACAACCATCAACGGATCCAAACATTGATGGCACCAACACTACTGTCAAATCCCGCTCAGCACCCATAACTTTCAAAGAGGCAGCTCTAGCAAAACGTTTCGCAGCTCGTGCAAGGACGCAAATCACCAAGCGGAAGCGGATGTCgctaataaaagaaaagaaagcggCGCAAACTCTAAGCGCCATCctttttgctttcattattaCATGGACACCTTATAACATCATGGTGCTAGTAAACACTTTCTGTAACGGCTGCATACCTGAGAGCCTCTGGGCACTGGGCTATTGGCTATGCTACGTTAACAGTACAGTAAATCCTATGTGCTACGCCCTTTGCAACAAGACTTTTCGTAGCACTTTCAAGATGATCCTGCTTTGTCGCTGGGATCAGAAAAAAAGCAAGCCAAGCTTTCCACAAAGACAGGCTGTGAGGTTTCACAGGAGCATACCGACAGACTCCACATAG